A window of Thermosynechococcus sp. NK55a contains these coding sequences:
- the acsF gene encoding magnesium-protoporphyrin IX monomethyl ester (oxidative) cyclase, translating into MVNTVAKPQFEELRPGIKAPAKETILTPRFYTTDFEAMANMDITENKAELEAILEEFRCDYNRHHFVRDEEFEQSWDHIDGETRQLFIEFLERSCTAEFSGFLLYKELSRKLKDRNPLLAECFALMSRDEARHAGFLNKAMADFNLSLDLGFLTQHRSYTYFEPEFIFYATYLSEKIGYWRYITIYRHLEKHPEHRIYPIFRFFENWCQDENRHGDFFDAVMRSQPQMLDRPRTFWQKIKEIPLSLSGQKWARYFMVCWLPPKLWCRFFLLSVFATMYLNDLQRSKFYAAIGLDAREYDREVIAKTNETAGRVFPVILDVDHPEFYQRLERCVENNAKLTEIAKQNGGFLKKLPLYLSNLWQMIKLFLIPTKEPTPVTVR; encoded by the coding sequence ATGGTCAATACCGTCGCCAAACCACAGTTTGAAGAACTGCGGCCGGGTATCAAAGCCCCTGCCAAAGAAACCATCCTCACGCCCCGCTTCTACACCACCGACTTTGAAGCGATGGCCAACATGGATATTACTGAAAACAAAGCAGAACTTGAGGCCATCCTTGAGGAATTCCGCTGCGACTACAACCGCCACCATTTTGTGCGGGACGAAGAATTTGAACAGTCTTGGGATCACATTGATGGCGAAACTCGCCAGTTATTCATTGAATTTTTGGAGCGCTCCTGCACAGCCGAATTTTCTGGCTTTCTCCTCTACAAAGAACTCAGCCGCAAGCTCAAGGATCGCAACCCCCTACTGGCGGAGTGCTTTGCCCTTATGTCTCGCGATGAAGCCCGCCACGCTGGGTTCCTCAACAAAGCCATGGCTGACTTTAACCTGTCCTTGGATTTGGGCTTTTTGACCCAGCACCGCAGCTACACCTACTTTGAACCGGAATTCATCTTCTACGCTACCTACCTCTCTGAGAAGATTGGCTACTGGCGCTACATTACGATTTACCGCCATCTGGAGAAGCACCCCGAACATCGCATCTATCCCATCTTCCGCTTCTTTGAAAACTGGTGCCAAGACGAAAACCGCCACGGTGACTTTTTTGATGCCGTGATGCGTTCCCAACCGCAAATGCTGGATCGGCCACGCACCTTCTGGCAAAAGATTAAGGAAATCCCCCTCTCCCTCTCTGGTCAGAAATGGGCACGCTACTTCATGGTCTGCTGGCTACCACCAAAACTGTGGTGCCGCTTCTTCCTGCTGTCGGTCTTTGCCACAATGTATCTCAACGATTTGCAGCGGTCGAAGTTCTATGCTGCTATTGGCTTGGATGCCCGCGAGTACGATCGCGAGGTCATTGCCAAAACCAATGAAACCGCAGGCCGTGTTTTCCCGGTGATTCTCGATGTCGATCATCCAGAATTTTATCAGCGGTTAGAGCGGTGTGTCGAAAACAACGCTAAGCTCACAGAAATTGCCAAGCAAAACGGGGGCTTCCTCAAGAAACTTCCCCTTTATCTGTCAAATCTGTGGCAGATGATCAAGTTATTCTTAATCCCCACCAAGGAACCGACACCAGTTACTGTGCGTTAA
- a CDS encoding carbohydrate kinase has translation MSQPTVLCAGEVLFDCLELPPAPPQCFLGGAPANVACGLVKLGVSAAFLGAVGEDALGQRACAELAALGVNIEAVERVAGLPTRQVRVQLVGGDRRFVGFAPAGTSVFADMQFCGQQVSPSLLTGARFFVTGTLGLASEPTATTIDHLVQRLRQKGALVLIDANWRPIFWPDPRVAPERICPFLAQAHFLKLAKEEAELFFSDSDPQVVYRALWGRAPDHGVVITDGDQAIRYFWHENQGELEPPSMSVVDTTGAGDGFVAGWIAQLWQGTPETYRDPEWQAACLEFATVVGALVTTKRGAIAGQPTLAEVTQWLRDHPQRKIRTHSTA, from the coding sequence ATGTCCCAACCAACTGTCCTCTGTGCTGGCGAAGTTCTCTTTGATTGTTTAGAACTCCCCCCCGCTCCCCCCCAATGTTTTCTGGGGGGTGCCCCGGCTAATGTTGCCTGTGGTTTAGTGAAGTTGGGAGTGAGTGCGGCCTTTTTAGGAGCTGTGGGAGAGGATGCCTTGGGCCAGCGAGCCTGTGCCGAATTGGCCGCCTTGGGCGTCAATATCGAAGCGGTTGAGCGGGTAGCTGGGCTGCCGACGCGGCAAGTGCGGGTTCAATTGGTGGGGGGCGATCGCCGGTTTGTCGGGTTTGCGCCAGCGGGAACCTCTGTCTTTGCGGATATGCAGTTCTGCGGCCAGCAGGTCTCCCCATCCTTACTGACTGGGGCACGATTTTTTGTCACTGGGACGCTCGGACTCGCCAGTGAACCCACCGCCACGACCATTGACCATCTGGTGCAACGACTGCGGCAAAAAGGTGCCTTGGTTCTCATTGATGCCAATTGGCGACCGATCTTTTGGCCTGATCCAAGGGTTGCTCCTGAGCGCATTTGTCCTTTTCTGGCACAGGCGCATTTCCTAAAACTTGCCAAGGAGGAGGCGGAATTATTTTTCTCTGACAGTGATCCCCAAGTTGTTTACCGTGCACTTTGGGGGAGGGCGCCTGACCATGGGGTGGTCATTACTGACGGGGATCAAGCTATTCGCTACTTTTGGCACGAAAATCAAGGGGAATTAGAACCCCCCTCGATGTCAGTTGTGGATACCACTGGTGCCGGTGATGGCTTTGTTGCGGGTTGGATTGCCCAATTATGGCAGGGCACTCCAGAAACCTACCGTGATCCCGAATGGCAAGCGGCCTGTTTAGAATTTGCCACGGTGGTGGGGGCCCTAGTGACGACCAAACGGGGAGCGATCGCGGGTCAACCGACCCTTGCTGAGGTTACGCAATGGCTTCGGGATCATCCCCAGAGAAAAATACGAACGCACTCAACGGCCTAG